CGGAAGCTTGACAAAACTGGTTGGAAGTTTCACAAAAACTGGTTGGTTCTTTTGCAAGCAGGATAAGCTAGATGGCCGGCCCATTAGCAACGAACGTGGTCAGACAGGTGTGCGCCTTAATGCTGTCAAATATGATTTGCGGCTAGTTAGTTTCAGGGTTTTCTTGATTAATTAAAGTCACAGATGACAAATAGAAGAAATGGAACTAGATAAAACCAATGTACATACAATTGTTTCAACAACGGGATTAGAGACCAGTTCTTTTGggtggcttaaaaaataagctacctctccccagcttaaaaaataagccgctctGAAAATTTCTTGCGGCTTCTAGGCCCAGTTCTTTTTAGCTTTTGATTCTTCAGAATCAGCTTTTGGGAAACTTCTCATAGAATCAACTTCTCCCAGAATCAACTGTCGAGTTCTTTTCTGAGATTTTGGTCTCTGATTATGGGATGAGTTGTATGCTGAAATGTCCGTAATGTCCCTGAACTAAAACTGAGTGTTGAATTGCTAACACTTGGTTGTTTTGAACAAATTATCATCGAatatgagcatgaatatgatttatgaATATTTTAGCTTGCTAAATATTACAATAAAGAAGGTTTCCAagtttcctttgctacaaaagaaGTTGCTAAATATTATTACAAATAGACTGACTAATCTCATGGTACAAGACTGGTAGCAATAGCATCACGTGTTTCGGCCATGGTACCATCATCTTCTGGTGGTAGAGCGTTGGCGCCTATAAATGGCAATGGGGGCTGCACATACGCATCATTGTCAAACTTGTCAAAATGCTCATCATGCAACTTGCTATCACGAATGAAGTTGTGGAGACACATGCATGCAGTGACAATCATCTTTTGGATCTTCGGTTTGTACCGTGGTATGCCTCCAAGAATTCGCCATTTCATCTTGAGAACACCGAATGTTCTTTCAATGACATTTTGCAAAGAAGAATGACGATGGTTGAATGTCTCATGTCTACCAATGGGTGGGTGTTGTTGGAACTCTGGTACATGGTATCGTTGCCCTTTGTATGGTGCTAGATATCCAACCCTGTTTGGATATCCGGAGTCCACAAGGTAATATTTATCTATAGTAAAACATCATAAGCTATTAGAAATGTAGTATGTATCATCATGTACATAACAAAATACATACAATAGATTACCTGTGGGAGGTTGTGGAAAATGATCATAACGAACTATAGCATCGCTCCATACACGTGTGTCATGAACAGATCCGGGCCATCCAGGAACAACAAAAGTGAACCTCATATCAAAATCACAGACTGCCATGACATTTTCACTTGTAACCCCTTTCCTATTCCTGTGTTGTGGCTCCAACTCCTTAGGCACAATCACTTCAATGTGTGTTCCATCTATGGCTCCAATAGCATTTTTGAAATGAGGCCAGAACTTTGTTTTCCTTAGTATGGGGTGCGGTTCAGAGAAAGATGGATCAATAGGCCTAATGAAATCGCCAACCATGCGTACAAGTGCATCAGTTTTAACACTTCCATTTGACCACTTCTCATTCATCCTAGGACTTGGCGAATAAGAACATGGCATCTTCTTCCCAATCTTGGCACGCTTCGTACGAGGTGTAGCTTCGACATCATGACTTTCACAACCTGAATCATCATCCATATTAAAGCGAGATGAACCACTTTGATATGTGGGAATTGGCACCCTAGCATGTTCATTTGTGACACAGCAAGCATCAAACACCTCTCTCATTTTATCCTCCTCTACTAGTGGAGCATACCGGAACTTGGCAGCTAACGGATTTGCCTGCAATCAAATACCAGGACTCACGGTTAAATAATGATAGAAGAACATCACTCACTACTTGaataaatgacatggcaacaaaatacCTTTACCTCCAATGCCCACCACTCATCTGTAGCTGCAATGGTCTTTGTATATTCATCTCTACCAACGCCAGTTGCTTTCTGAGTCAATGTCTTCCATACACTGTAGTCTGCTCTACATATATCCCATCTATTCTTCAGTTGGTCGGAAGAATAATTTCTCCCGAAGCGCTCATTGAACTTTCTAACCAAATTAGCTTTTCCGATGTCGGTTAAAGTGGTGCCACCACGGTTATTAGCTCGCACCTCCTCTACACATGCATCCATAAAAATGGTATGCGCTGCACTGTCCCAGTTTGCTTTAGGGggcttggttttcttttctttctccatCTACAACGTCTATCATTAGCACATAGCAGTAGCAAAATAGAACCACTCACAACTAGGATTGAGCAATTGTAGTAGAAaaaagaattttaaaaaatcatcTACCTACACAGTACAGAAAAGAACTCTTGTTCCTTGTACAGAGAAGAATCTAACAAATAAACTAACATCATCTACATCCATCCATCAATCAAGCAAATCATCTACATCTATCTAGCAATCCATTGTTCCATGTACAGAAAAGAGCTACAAATCATCTACATCCATCTATGCATCCACTCTTCCATGTACAGAgaaaatacaagagagagagagagaggctcacCTAGGCAGCAGACAGAAGACAACAGCAGCCGGCTTGATGGGCTCGTCGGGGCCGGCGGAGGACGGTGGGGAGGGCAATCGGCGCCGGCGGGGCGGAGGATCTCAGGGGCTGGCGGGAtgggggtcggaggaggcggcgctgAGCACTGCTTCGGCCGGCTGGATGGGCGCGTCGGGGCGCGCTCTTCTGCTCCGGCAGGGTTCCGATAAGGCGCGCGTCTGGGCtcgagggaggaggggcggcgggtCAGGAACCCTAGCGGCGGCTGGAAAACAGAGCGAGGGGGGAAGAGCGAGGACAGGGGAGCGAGCGGCCGATGTGTTTTCTGGGCCGCGGTCGGTTGGGCTGTGGAAGGGCATTTTGCTTGTAATTTCATGGTGAGATAGGGGTACAGTCTGAAAACCCAAACGTTTTCATTTGCGGGAGGTCTAGAATCGCCAGAATCGACCCAAAACGCTGCTTTTCGGTTGCATTGTCGATTGTGGTCTGATTTTGACGATTCTACAGAATCAAAACGAGTTCTTTCTAGCTTTTGATTTTTCAGACCCAGAATCTCCATAATCGGGTCAAAAGAACTGGGCCCTAAATTAGTAAGCTCATAACTAGTTTAGAAGCCCCAATGAATAAGAGAGGCAGCTTATGAAAAAAGCTGGGAAGAAGACGGCttatttttaagccgccaaaagaactggccctggaCCTTGAAGTAATCGACAAACCAAGAAACGACGTGGTGAGGACCACTCCTCGTTTTGAAAGAGAATAATAAGGGACCCAAAATAAAGCCATGCATATTCTGAGCCTTCAAGATCAATATAGTACCAATCCGATCAGTCGTCCTCTGTCCCATAATTTAGAAACGGATAAATAATActtccttcgtcccataatataggatCATGTTTATGTAATCATATATGGCATCTCTGTTGGCCTATGTACGAGTACAACCACCATTTTCTGTCCTTTACATGTGTGGCGAAACACTTCTGATTTCATTACCACACGATGAATTATGCTCAACACTAACAAGTAGTATATCACTAGTTGCAGCAGCAGCTAGTACTGCAATGTGTAGTAAAATGTAGAAGTATATTTTTTAGAGAAAAATAAAATCTAGAAGTATTTAAGAGAAAAATAAAATGTAGAAGTATAGACGTATATCTTGGTTTTCAGCCTCAGGCTAAGCCAGTATCCATCCATCGATCCTTGTCTTGCCTGTACATATCAACTTATAATCTTTTATGCAACGATGTAGTAGAGTGTTGCAGCTTTCAGTTCTCTGGCCTTTTGGTAGAATTAGTTGATTTATATAGCGTATACTATTAGCACCAGCTGCTTAACCCATGGACGTCGTCGAACTGCACAGCGTCGTCGTCGACCATGCCGCTGTCGTAGACGCACTGCCCCTGCAGGGCGCCGTCAAAGTAGTCAGACCACCTGAGCTCGCCCAGAGCGCCGGCGTATTGGTCGACGTGGCCGGAGATGGTGTCGGTCGGCCCGAGCTCCAGCCACGGCAGGGCGGCGCCGACGTCAGCTGCCGTCAACGTGCTGGAGCTCGACGCGGACGGGATGGCGCCGCAGTGCTGCTGCAGCGCGCCCATGTGGAAGGCGCAGCCTTCCTGAAGGCTCGGCATCTGGTAGGATTCGGGCACCCCGTTGCCGGCGACACCGCCGACGGGCCAGTCCAGCGGCATCTTCAGGCTATCCAGCATTTTCTCCACCTGGTCCTGGGCCAGCGCCGCCGTTGTTGGGACGAGCTCGGCATCGCTGAAGACCGCTCGGCACGCGGTGGGCGACGTGGTGGTGGCCTCGGCCAGCGGCTTGTGGGTGGCGGGGTCGATGCCGCGCTCCCTCAGCTTCTTCTTGATGTATGAGTTCCAGAAGTTCTTGACTTCGTTGTCCGTCCGGCCGGGCAGCTGCGCGGCAATCTGTGACCACCTGAAAAGTTTAACAGTTGGATGTCATTTGTAATTCGATGGACTGGAAGACAGACAGGCAAGGTGACGTACTTGTTTCCTAGCATGGAATGGAGGTGTATGATGAGGTCCTCCTCCTCCTGCGAGAATGTGCCCCGCTTGAGGTCTGGCCTCAGGTAGTTTATCCACCTCAGCCTGCAGCTCTTGCCACACCTCTCAAGTCCTGATTAATTCAATAAGTTGCTACCAATTAAGTTAAGAGCGGGGCACAAAGTAATCCAGCCAAGATATCCGACGCGATTGTTCTGCTTTTCCGAAACTGCTAATTCACAATGCAGCGCACCTGCACACGCTCATATGCATACGGTCGGTCATACCTGCAAGCTTAGGAACGGAGCTCCAGCAGCCGTGGCCGTACATGGCAATGTGGTTCAtgagcttctcgtcctcctccGGGGACCAGAGCCCTCTCCTCAGCCGCTTCTTGTGGCAGCACGACTGCTTCGCCATGGCCGGTCGGCAGCGCGCACTAAAACGCGGCGaggatatactggaaaacaaacgGCTGGACAAGGATAGAGACACGATGGTGGCAGCGAGGAGAGGGAGATCGAGGCGGAGGTataagaggaagagaggaggcgcAGGGGGCGGGCGGTCGCTTTCAGGTAGGTGTGCACCGTGGGAGAGTGCCCTGCCTGACCCGGGTGCCTTCCTCTCCTCCATCTGATCCCCTACCTTTGCCGCTAGCTGCATGCACACGTACAGTTGCGCAGGACTTTGCTAGCTGTGCAGTGGTAGCTCGAGTCCCCCCGCCCGGGAAATAAAGGTGTAAGTCATGCATGGCTCATGGATCACGATAAGGCAATCTTCACCGGTGCATGCTCATAGGCCTCACAGCTGTGGTGGGGCAGTTGACCACTTTTCTtctcctctttctctctctgccCTCTTTCATGCCTAGTAGCTTGCTAGTTTCTTTTTGCCTAATTTCTGTCGCTTTTTTTTGGGCGAAAAGCCCTAAGCCATCTATTAAGCGTTACAGGATCTTACAAACAcatatgtaaaaaaaattattcaaaTCCTTGAGGGTGTCAAACTTCCTCCTATATTCACAGGCGGCGTGTCGTGAGCACCTTTCCACTTAACACCCACACAATCGGGATTTGATAAAATAGCTACGTTTTGTCTTATTTCATTCGGATATTGTCAATCTACTGTCCATCTTGTTTTTTAGTTTTCTCCTTTCTTTCTCCTCAGCCTATCTTCATTGGATGGACTTACGAAAGAATAATATTTAATCTCCTCATCGCGATTAGGATCCCATGAACCAGGAGCGCCAGCACCGGTTCCTCGATCTTCCTACTGGAGGTATGGTCATGACTTTCATTCATTCATTTTATTCTTTGTTCTGTTGTGGAATCGAACCACTCAAAGGATTTAAAGTCCTTTTACCAACCAGTCAGAACCAATATTTCTCTATTATATTTTGGTTTTTTGCGCCGCCACTAGGCCTCCGCCTCGGCGGAGTAAACTTTTTTAAACACAGAAGCTTATAGAAGCAGCGGCATGGAAGTCGTGGATGCAGACTGGGAGATGCTGGCTGCTGAACTGCGAAGTAAATCGCCTCGCCAAAGAAGAAAATGCCGAAGGGCtgtaaaaaaatgaaaaccatgaAAACCATCCGAATCCAGAAGGATCCACCAGAAACGCAAACCGCCAGATCCCAAAAGATCCACCGGAGACACGGCTCCACACGCCCTCTGCTGCCAATAAGCACAACAAGGGAACGGGGAAAGAGCAGAGAGAACATTGTTCGACACTTTTCAAGCACAACTGCCTTGCCGCCCCAGACCAAACTTGAAGATTCTGTAAGAAAACCTGAAAAAAGTCACTCGTGTCATTGCATGACAGGTCCAGATTTGATGTCGACCTCGCCATCATCCCAGACCATGCAACGACTCTCTATTCTTCAA
The sequence above is drawn from the Triticum aestivum cultivar Chinese Spring chromosome 7A, IWGSC CS RefSeq v2.1, whole genome shotgun sequence genome and encodes:
- the LOC123151327 gene encoding myb-related protein Hv33 translates to MQLAAKVGDQMEERKAPGSGRALSHGAHLPESDRPPPAPPLFLLYLRLDLPLLAATIVSLSLSSRLFSSISSPRFSARCRPAMAKQSCCHKKRLRRGLWSPEEDEKLMNHIAMYGHGCWSSVPKLAGLERCGKSCRLRWINYLRPDLKRGTFSQEEEDLIIHLHSMLGNKWSQIAAQLPGRTDNEVKNFWNSYIKKKLRERGIDPATHKPLAEATTTSPTACRAVFSDAELVPTTAALAQDQVEKMLDSLKMPLDWPVGGVAGNGVPESYQMPSLQEGCAFHMGALQQHCGAIPSASSSSTLTAADVGAALPWLELGPTDTISGHVDQYAGALGELRWSDYFDGALQGQCVYDSGMVDDDAVQFDDVHGLSSWC